One window from the genome of Anguilla rostrata isolate EN2019 chromosome 5, ASM1855537v3, whole genome shotgun sequence encodes:
- the apela gene encoding apelin receptor early endogenous ligand, with translation MRLQKLLFVLLLLLITLLLVQGHKPDFLNLRRKYYRHLCASRRCMHLHSRVPFP, from the exons ATGAGATTACAGAAGCTGCTCTtcgtcctcctgctcctcctcatcACCCTCCTCCTGGTCCAGGGCCACAAGCCAG ACTTCCTGAATCTGAGACGCAAGTACTACAGACACCTGTGTGCGTCCAGGAGGTGCATGCACCTCCACTCCCGAGTGCCGTTCCCCTGA